In Senegalia massiliensis, the following proteins share a genomic window:
- a CDS encoding FliH/SctL family protein — translation MSRIIKSPLVSEIYSHGANKKNTENEIKDLENFKKNIIKDTLLKQKNILEEANTNAQDIINKAEEQSKNISEENNKKGIQLLEDYKNKGYNEGFEQGYKEGYEEGNEQSNLLIQEALGIKNENLNRRKELLSDLEKDIVDLVIDSCYKIVNRLYDDDKEIILSIIQRGLDNLTNTKRLIIKTSSDDFDFLDMYKEKILSMAHNVEEIDIVLDKNLEKGGMILETLNGSVDVSIDTQLEKLKLILKDLLDSE, via the coding sequence TTGTCTAGAATTATAAAATCTCCGTTAGTATCAGAAATTTATAGTCATGGAGCGAATAAAAAAAATACTGAAAATGAAATAAAAGATCTAGAGAATTTCAAGAAAAATATTATAAAAGATACATTACTTAAACAAAAGAACATATTAGAAGAAGCTAATACTAATGCTCAAGATATTATTAATAAAGCTGAAGAACAGTCAAAAAATATATCAGAAGAAAACAATAAAAAAGGAATTCAATTGTTAGAGGATTATAAAAACAAAGGGTATAATGAGGGTTTTGAACAAGGATATAAAGAAGGTTATGAGGAAGGTAATGAACAGTCAAATTTATTGATTCAAGAAGCTTTAGGTATTAAAAACGAAAACTTGAATCGAAGGAAAGAATTATTATCAGATTTGGAAAAAGATATAGTGGACCTTGTAATAGACTCTTGTTATAAAATTGTCAATAGATTATATGATGATGATAAAGAAATTATTTTATCAATTATTCAAAGGGGACTTGATAATCTAACTAATACAAAAAGATTAATAATTAAAACTAGCAGTGATGACTTTGATTTCTTAGATATGTATAAGGAAAAGATTCTTTCTATGGCACACAATGTAGAAGAAATTGATATTGTATTAGACAAGAATTTAGAAAAAGGTGGTATGATTTTAGAAACCTTGAATGGGAGTGTAGATGTAAGTATAGATACACAGCTAGAAAAATTAAAGTTAATTTTAAAAGATCTATTAGATAGTGAGTGA
- the fliI gene encoding flagellar protein export ATPase FliI, whose translation MINLEKYKREIHRSEFIKYRGEVTKITGLTVEANGPLSKIGELCYIYPYNKTIPIMSEVVGFKEERILLMPLGEMEGIGPGSTVVATGDSLKVGVSYELVGRVLDGMGNPIDGKGPLKIKTKYPVSNLPPNPLDRNKITEVLPLGIKAIDGMLTCGKGQRIGIFAGSGVGKSTLMGMIARNASSDVNVIGLIGERGREVREFIENDLKEEGLERTVLVVATSDQPALVRMKGALLTTAIAEYFRDNGENVMLLMDSLTRFAMAQREVGLAIGEPPVTRGFTPSVFAVLPRLLERAGNSDKGTITALYTVLVDGDDMNEPITDTVRGILDGHIVLSRDFANKNHYPAIDVLASISRVMPNIVNEDHKNISNELKDILATYKSSEDLINIGAYKSGSNGKIDRSIKLIDNINSFLKQDVMENCSYDYVIDMMRNIINE comes from the coding sequence ATGATAAATCTTGAAAAGTATAAAAGAGAAATACATAGAAGTGAATTTATAAAATATAGAGGTGAAGTAACTAAAATTACTGGTCTTACTGTTGAGGCTAATGGGCCTTTATCTAAAATTGGTGAGCTATGTTATATTTACCCTTATAATAAAACTATACCAATAATGAGTGAAGTTGTAGGGTTTAAAGAAGAGAGGATATTATTAATGCCTCTTGGGGAAATGGAAGGTATTGGACCAGGAAGTACTGTAGTTGCTACTGGAGATTCATTAAAAGTTGGAGTATCTTATGAGTTAGTTGGAAGAGTATTAGATGGGATGGGTAACCCAATAGATGGTAAAGGTCCATTAAAAATTAAAACTAAATATCCAGTTTCAAATCTTCCTCCTAATCCATTAGATAGGAACAAAATAACTGAAGTATTACCTTTAGGAATAAAGGCAATAGATGGAATGTTAACTTGTGGTAAAGGTCAAAGGATAGGGATATTTGCAGGTAGTGGAGTTGGAAAGAGTACTTTAATGGGAATGATTGCAAGAAATGCTTCATCTGATGTGAATGTTATAGGTTTAATTGGTGAAAGAGGAAGAGAAGTAAGAGAGTTTATTGAGAATGATTTAAAGGAAGAAGGATTAGAAAGAACAGTATTAGTAGTAGCAACATCTGATCAACCTGCTTTAGTAAGGATGAAGGGTGCTCTTTTAACAACTGCTATTGCTGAATACTTTAGAGATAATGGTGAAAATGTAATGTTGCTAATGGATTCTCTTACAAGATTTGCTATGGCACAAAGGGAAGTTGGACTAGCTATAGGAGAACCTCCAGTAACTAGAGGATTTACTCCTTCAGTTTTTGCTGTATTACCTAGATTACTTGAAAGAGCAGGAAATTCTGATAAAGGGACAATTACAGCTTTATATACTGTGTTAGTAGATGGAGATGATATGAACGAACCTATAACAGATACTGTAAGGGGTATATTAGATGGACATATTGTACTTTCACGAGACTTCGCAAATAAAAATCATTATCCAGCAATAGATGTATTAGCAAGTATAAGTAGGGTTATGCCTAATATTGTCAATGAAGATCATAAAAATATTTCTAATGAATTAAAAGATATATTGGCAACTTATAAATCATCGGAAGATTTAATAAATATAGGTGCTTATAAATCAGGTTCAAATGGGAAAATTGATAGATCTATAAAATTAATAGACAATATAAATTCGTTTTTAAAGCAGGATGTTATGGAGAATTGTTCTTATGATTATGTTATAGATATGATGAGAAATATTATAAATGAGTAA
- the fliJ gene encoding flagellar export protein FliJ translates to MGNYNYKLQTVLDFKSSIQDQMMLKYSNAKKELENSEKRLNEFLEDKRKIENEKDDLNYIKTIKDLKNYNSYIEQSNYKINNQKKMINEVKKEVNEAKDNLITASKDKKVFEKLKENDYKKHLNLMKKKESITVDEIVTFISCNN, encoded by the coding sequence ATGGGGAATTATAATTATAAGTTGCAAACTGTTTTAGATTTTAAGTCTTCTATACAAGATCAAATGATGTTAAAGTATAGTAATGCTAAAAAAGAGCTAGAAAATTCTGAGAAAAGATTAAACGAATTTCTAGAAGATAAAAGGAAAATTGAAAACGAAAAAGATGATTTGAATTATATTAAGACTATAAAAGATTTGAAAAATTATAATTCATATATAGAACAATCAAATTATAAAATAAATAATCAAAAGAAAATGATCAATGAAGTAAAAAAGGAAGTAAATGAAGCAAAAGATAATTTAATAACGGCATCAAAAGATAAGAAGGTTTTTGAGAAATTAAAGGAGAATGATTATAAAAAACATTTAAATTTAATGAAAAAAAAGGAATCTATTACAGTTGATGAAATTGTAACGTTTATTAGTTGTAATAATTAA
- a CDS encoding MotE family protein has protein sequence MKNEGIKKGFKILIVIVIVFIVIPITSLAILYSTNRDFKMEANKYLRIIPGPIGNYFNQYPTTAEANDKVFYIAEYYNAISEESAADKLFIIKKDNEELYYQIVQAMNKISPEKTEETIKKVRNIELRKDPLISVYDEIDSEKKDELKEDIKKIESKELLVAKKIILEYYNDQNFQRVNDIFENISTSKTIDLLYYFNEDIYDYVLNNLEKNKAIEVNIGLTEKELEYEKLLRQSEIYQVNKVSDTIKEIGNDDNYNLNQLAIIYLNLTIDKAANVLVEIDDDEFQKELFTEMRNIELLNEELDSRIVKLASKIEDIKKYKTKIEDLVKVYQKMDSESLSVIIEDLFKENSKLVVDVLDKMNEKKVAEILSFIDSDTANQISKQLTT, from the coding sequence ATGAAAAATGAAGGTATAAAAAAAGGATTTAAAATATTAATAGTTATAGTTATTGTTTTTATAGTTATACCTATTACATCATTAGCAATTTTATATAGCACTAATAGAGATTTTAAGATGGAAGCTAATAAATATCTAAGAATAATCCCTGGACCTATAGGCAATTATTTTAATCAATATCCTACCACAGCTGAAGCTAATGACAAAGTTTTTTATATTGCAGAATACTACAATGCAATCAGTGAAGAAAGTGCTGCAGACAAATTGTTTATAATAAAAAAAGATAATGAAGAACTATATTATCAAATAGTTCAAGCTATGAATAAAATTTCACCAGAAAAAACAGAAGAAACTATAAAGAAAGTTAGAAATATTGAATTAAGAAAAGATCCTTTAATATCTGTCTATGATGAAATAGACTCTGAAAAAAAAGATGAATTAAAAGAAGATATTAAAAAGATTGAAAGTAAAGAGTTACTAGTTGCTAAAAAGATAATATTAGAGTATTATAATGATCAAAATTTTCAAAGGGTAAATGATATATTTGAAAATATTTCAACATCTAAAACCATAGATTTATTATATTATTTTAATGAAGATATTTATGATTATGTACTTAACAACTTAGAAAAAAATAAAGCTATAGAAGTGAATATTGGATTGACAGAGAAAGAGTTAGAATATGAAAAATTACTTAGACAAAGTGAAATTTATCAGGTAAACAAAGTAAGTGATACAATCAAGGAAATTGGAAATGATGATAACTATAATTTAAATCAACTAGCTATTATTTATTTGAATCTTACTATTGATAAAGCAGCTAACGTACTTGTAGAAATAGATGATGATGAGTTTCAAAAGGAACTTTTTACAGAAATGAGAAATATTGAATTGCTTAATGAGGAATTAGATTCAAGAATTGTGAAATTGGCTAGTAAGATTGAAGATATTAAAAAGTATAAAACTAAAATTGAAGATTTAGTTAAAGTATATCAAAAAATGGATAGTGAATCTCTTTCTGTAATAATTGAAGATTTATTTAAAGAAAATAGTAAATTAGTAGTTGATGTATTAGATAAAATGAATGAGAAAAAGGTGGCTGAAATACTTAGTTTTATTGATTCAGATACTGCAAATCAGATATCTAAACAATTAACTACATAA